A DNA window from Camelina sativa cultivar DH55 chromosome 17, Cs, whole genome shotgun sequence contains the following coding sequences:
- the LOC104758497 gene encoding IAA-amino acid hydrolase ILR1-like 4 yields MSFCKRVSFVLILLYLLNSCLISSSSNGLSQIPSNFLTLAKRNDFFDWMVGIRRRIHENPELGYEEVETSKLVRAELEKMGVAFKHPVAVTGVIGYVGTGQAPFVALRADMDALPMQEMVEWEHKSKVPGKMHACGHDAHTTMLLGAAKLLKEHEDELQGTVVLVFQPAEEGGGGAKKIVEAGVLENVSAIFGLHVTNQLVLGQVSSREGPLLAGSGFFKAKISGKGGHAALPQHSIDPILAASNVIVSLQHLVSREADPLDSQVVTVAKFEGGGAFNVIPDSVTIGGTFRAFSTKSFMQLKKRIEQVITRQASVHMCNATVDFIEEEKPFFPPTVNDKELHKFFKNVSGDMLGTENYVEMQPLMGSEDFSFYQETIPGHFSFVGMQNKAHSPMASPHSPFFEVNEELLPYGASLHASMATRYLLELKASTLTQSYKKDEL; encoded by the exons ATGAGTTTCTGCAAaagggtttcttttgttttgatccTTCTTTACTTGCTTAATTCGTGTctgatttcatcttcttcgaaTGGGTTATCTCAAATCCCTTCAAATTTTCTTACTTTAGCTAAAAGGAATGATTTTTTCGATTGGATGGTTGGAATCAGAAGGAGAATCCATGAGAACCCAGAACTAGGTTACGAGGAAGTAGAGACATCTAAGCTTGTTAGAGCAGAATTGGAGAAGATGGGTGTGGCTTTTAAGCACCCAGTTGCTGTAACTGGTGTTATTGGATACGTTGGCACTGGTCAAGCCCCTTTTGTTGCTTTAAGAGCTGATATGGATGCTCTTCCTATGCAg GAAATGGTAGAATGGGAACATAAGAGTAAGGTTCCAGGGAAGATGCACGCTTGTGGACATGACGCTCACACTACAATGCTCCTCGGTGCTGCAAAATTGCTCAAAGAACACGAAGACGAGCTACAG GGCACAGTGGTTCTAGTTTTTCAACCGGCtgaggaaggaggaggaggtgcAAAGAAAATTGTGGAGGCTGGAGTACTGGAGAATGTGAGTGCAATCTTTGGATTGCATGTCACAAATCAATTGGTATTAGGTCAAGTGAGCTCGAGAGAGGGTCCATTGTTGGCTGGTAGTGGGTTTTTCAAAGCTAAGATAAGCGGGAAAGGAGGTCACGCAGCTCTTCCGCAGCACTCCATAGATCCCATATTGGCAGCTTCAAATGTTATTGTTAGCTTACAACACCTCGTGTCACGAGAGGCGGATCCTTTAGACTCAcag GTGGTTACAGTTGCTAAATTTGAAGGTGGTGGTGCTTTTAATGTGATTCCAGACTCTGTTACTATCGGTGGTACATTCCGAGCCTTTTCAACTAAAAGCTTTATGCAACTCAAGAAAAGAATTGAGCAG GTAATCACAAGGCAAGCGAGCGTGCATATGTGTAATGCGACAGTGGATTTCATTGAAGAGGAGAAACCTTTTTTCCCACCGACTGTAAATGACAAAGAATTACACAAGTTTTTCAAGAATGTCTCAGGGGACATGTTAGGAACTGAGAATTATGTTGAGATGCAACCATTGATGGGATCAGAGGATTTCTCTTTCTACCAAGAGACAATACCGGGACATTTTAGCTTCGTAGGAATGCAAAACAAAGCTCATTCACCAATGGCGAGCCCTCACTCGCCGTTTTTTGAAGTGAACGAAGAATTACTACCTTACGGTGCTTCCCTTCATGCTTCCATGGCCACAAGATACCTTCTTGAATTGAAAGCTTCAACTCTGACTCAGAGTTAcaaaaaagatgaactttga
- the LOC104758496 gene encoding uncharacterized protein LOC104758496 isoform X2: protein MKVMVTEMEEDNGASTPKSRVTNQCRVLLSMRLLQVLLLFLVLTLGISVVSIHMIKFLKIQHLDPVAPTTLISMYGRGTITLDSFIRPPSNVWHTMNDSELLWRASMEPQRNGYPFKRVPKLAFMFLSKGPLPFAPLWERFFEGYEGLYSIYVHALPYYKSDFSRSSVFYRRYIPSQAVAWGEMSMGDAERRLLANALLDISNEWFILLSESCIPLHSFGFIYRYVSESRYSFMGAADEEGPDGRGRYRTEMEPEVKLSQWRKGSQWFEINRKLAVEIVQDTTYYPKFKEFCRPPCYVDEHYFPTMLSMKHRLSLANRTMTWTDWSRGGAHPATFGKADITESFLKKLPGAKSCLYNDQQSQICYLFARKFAPSALEPLLQLAPKILELGSNRSSTRRSWFLF, encoded by the exons ATGAAAGTGATGGTAACGGAGATGGAGGAAGACAATGGTGCATCAACCCCTAAATCGAGAGTCACAAACCAATGTAGAGTACTTTTGTCGATGCGTCTGCTTCaggttttgttattgtttcttgtGTTGACTCTTGGGATCTCAGTAGTTAGTATACACATGATCAAGTTCTTGAAGATTCAACATTTGGATCCTGTGGCTCCAACCACTTTGATCTCTATGTATGGTCGTGGGACTATTACTTTAGATAGCTTTATTAGGCCTCCTTCCAATGTTTGGCACACGATGAATGACAGTGAATTGCTTTGGCGTGCTTCCATGGAACCACAGAGAAATGGGTATCCGTTTAAAAGGGTTCCTAAATTGGCTTTCATGTTTCTCAGCAAAGGTCCTTTACCATTTGCTCCACTCTGGGAGAGGTTCTTTGAAGGATATGAGGGTCTTTACTCAATCTATGTTCATGCTTTGCCTTATTACAAATCGGATTTTTCGAGGTCATCTGTGTTTTACAGAAGATATATCCCTAGTCAG GCTGTGGCATGGGGAGAGATGAGTATGGGGGACGCTGAAAGGAGGCTTTTGGCTAATGCTTTGCTCGATATCTCTAATGAATGGTTCATTCTGCTGTCTGAATCATGCATTCCTCTGCACAGTTTCGGCTTTATCTATAG GTATGTCTCTGAATCAAGATATAGTTTCATGGGTGCTGCTGATGAGGAAGGACCTGATGGAAGAGGTAGATACCGGACTGAAATGGAACCAGAGGTCAAACTAAGCCAGTGGCGAAAAGGGTCTCAGTGGTTTGAAATTAACCGGAAACTCGCTGTTGAGATTGTTCAAGACACCACTTACTATCCCAAATTCAAAGAGTTTTGTAGACCTCCATGTTATGTTGATGAACATTACTTTCCCACAATGCTGTCTATGAAACATCGGCTTTCGTTGGCCAATCGGACAATGACATGGACAGATTGGTCACGTGGTGGTGCTCATCCAGCTACTTTTGGAAAGGCTGATATAACGGAAAGTTTTCTCAAGAAGCTTCCGGGTGCCAAATCCTGCCTCTACAATGATCAGCAGTCTCAAATCTGTTATCTCTTTGCTAGAAAGTTTGCTCCAAGCGCATTGGAGCCCTTACTGCAACTTGCACCCAAGATTCTTGAGTTGGGTTCTAACAGATCTTCCACTCGTCGCTcctggtttttgttttga
- the LOC104758496 gene encoding uncharacterized protein LOC104758496 isoform X1 has translation MKVMVTEMEEDNGASTPKSRVTNQCRVLLSMRLLQVLLLFLVLTLGISVVSIHMIKFLKIQHLDPVAPTTLISMYGRGTITLDSFIRPPSNVWHTMNDSELLWRASMEPQRNGYPFKRVPKLAFMFLSKGPLPFAPLWERFFEGYEGLYSIYVHALPYYKSDFSRSSVFYRRYIPSQAVAWGEMSMGDAERRLLANALLDISNEWFILLSESCIPLHGFGFIYRYVSESRYSFMGAADEEGPDGRGRYRTEMEPEVKLSQWRKGSQWFEINRKLAVEIVQDTTYYPKFKEFCRPPCYVDEHYFPTMLSMKHRLSLANRTMTWTDWSRGGAHPATFGKADITESFLKKLPGAKSCLYNDQQSQICYLFARKFAPSALEPLLQLAPKILELGSNRSSTRRSWFLF, from the exons ATGAAAGTGATGGTAACGGAGATGGAGGAAGACAATGGTGCATCAACCCCTAAATCGAGAGTCACAAACCAATGTAGAGTACTTTTGTCGATGCGTCTGCTTCaggttttgttattgtttcttgtGTTGACTCTTGGGATCTCAGTAGTTAGTATACACATGATCAAGTTCTTGAAGATTCAACATTTGGATCCTGTGGCTCCAACCACTTTGATCTCTATGTATGGTCGTGGGACTATTACTTTAGATAGCTTTATTAGGCCTCCTTCCAATGTTTGGCACACGATGAATGACAGTGAATTGCTTTGGCGTGCTTCCATGGAACCACAGAGAAATGGGTATCCGTTTAAAAGGGTTCCTAAATTGGCTTTCATGTTTCTCAGCAAAGGTCCTTTACCATTTGCTCCACTCTGGGAGAGGTTCTTTGAAGGATATGAGGGTCTTTACTCAATCTATGTTCATGCTTTGCCTTATTACAAATCGGATTTTTCGAGGTCATCTGTGTTTTACAGAAGATATATCCCTAGTCAG GCTGTGGCATGGGGAGAGATGAGTATGGGGGACGCTGAAAGGAGGCTTTTGGCTAATGCTTTGCTCGATATCTCTAATGAATG GTTCATTCTGCTGTCTGAATCATGCATTCCTCTGCACGGTTTCGGCTTTATCTATAGGTATGTCTCTGAATCAAGATATAGTTTCATGGGTGCTGCTGATGAGGAAGGACCTGATGGAAGAGGTAGATACCGGACTGAAATGGAACCAGAGGTCAAACTAAGCCAGTGGCGAAAAGGGTCTCAGTGGTTTGAAATTAACCGGAAACTCGCTGTTGAGATTGTTCAAGACACCACTTACTATCCCAAATTCAAAGAGTTTTGTAGACCTCCATGTTATGTTGATGAACATTACTTTCCCACAATGCTGTCTATGAAACATCGGCTTTCGTTGGCCAATCGGACAATGACATGGACAGATTGGTCACGTGGTGGTGCTCATCCAGCTACTTTTGGAAAGGCTGATATAACGGAAAGTTTTCTCAAGAAGCTTCCGGGTGCCAAATCCTGCCTCTACAATGATCAGCAGTCTCAAATCTGTTATCTCTTTGCTAGAAAGTTTGCTCCAAGCGCATTGGAGCCCTTACTGCAACTTGCACCCAAGATTCTTGAGTTGGGTTCTAACAGATCTTCCACTCGTCGCTcctggtttttgttttga